A window of the Lactobacillus gasseri ATCC 33323 = JCM 1131 genome harbors these coding sequences:
- a CDS encoding GntR family transcriptional regulator, which yields MKKYELVADKIKDYITEKQLHHGDKLPTITDLMKKYQVGKSTILQAITLLTQRGIVYKVQGSGVFVRPTGQDGYMSLTDNAGFAHVLKKPTTEVIEFSEKKAPKPISEHLHSNEECYFIKRLRKQDGKPFVLEESYYRKSIIPFMSKEIAEGSIFDYIREGLKKEIRFSDKYMRVRKLTADEAKYLELKEGDPCLEVYDTFYLANGTAFDSSKLVYNYKNSKFYDQSSDDII from the coding sequence ATGAAGAAATATGAATTAGTTGCGGATAAAATAAAAGATTATATTACTGAAAAGCAACTTCATCATGGTGATAAATTGCCAACTATAACTGACTTAATGAAGAAATATCAAGTCGGAAAATCAACTATTTTGCAGGCAATTACTTTACTTACGCAGCGAGGGATTGTCTATAAGGTGCAAGGGTCAGGCGTCTTCGTTAGGCCTACCGGGCAAGATGGTTATATGTCTCTAACAGACAATGCTGGTTTTGCCCATGTATTAAAAAAGCCTACTACGGAAGTAATCGAGTTTTCGGAGAAGAAGGCACCTAAGCCAATCAGTGAACATCTTCATTCTAATGAAGAATGCTACTTTATTAAAAGATTGCGCAAACAAGATGGTAAGCCCTTTGTCTTAGAAGAGTCATATTATCGTAAAAGTATAATTCCCTTCATGAGTAAAGAAATCGCAGAAGGCTCAATTTTTGATTACATCCGAGAAGGACTAAAGAAAGAAATTCGGTTTTCTGATAAGTATATGCGTGTTAGAAAATTAACTGCTGACGAGGCAAAATACCTTGAATTAAAAGAAGGAGATCCTTGTTTAGAAGTCTATGATACCTTCTATTTAGCTAATGGAACTGCTTTTGATAGTTCTAAATTGGTTTATAATTACAAAAACTCTAAATTTTACGATCAAAGTTCTGATGATATTATTTAA
- a CDS encoding glycoside hydrolase family 1 protein, producing the protein MTKTYSMPKNFYWGGASAANQYEGGYNEGGKGLNAIDVLTNGSATEPRKVTWKTNDGKTGVTPMTWGKEFKLPDGAKPALLDNYYYPSHEGTDFYHHYQEDIKYMAEMGFNMFRLSLNWSRILPNGDDQEPNKEGLAFYDKVFDECAKYGIEPLVTLSHYETPLSLINRFGGWKDRKMIDIFVHYADIVMNHYKGKVKYWLTFNEINAMDMAPYMGGGLIDGSKQNRAQGAHNQFVASSKVVKLAHEIDKNNQVGQMLAYSAYYPYTSDPADQLLVMKAKQEMLFYSDVQTGGRYPEYRLKEYERDGIKLDDRPEDYELIEKYPVDFLSFSCYTSNVLTTHEADAKANGNMSAGGVKNPYLDYNAWGWATDPDVLRIALNDLWDRYHKPLFIVENGLGWGDELTKDHKVHDDYRINYLRAQIKSMEEAVNEDGIPLMGYTMWSAIDLVSNGTGEMKKRYGFVYVDRDDKGNGSLKRYPKDSFNWYKKVIASHGKDLD; encoded by the coding sequence ATGACTAAAACCTACTCAATGCCAAAGAATTTTTATTGGGGTGGCGCTAGTGCTGCTAACCAATATGAAGGTGGCTATAACGAAGGCGGCAAGGGACTAAACGCTATTGATGTTTTGACTAATGGTTCTGCTACTGAGCCAAGAAAAGTAACTTGGAAAACAAACGATGGTAAAACAGGCGTCACTCCAATGACTTGGGGTAAAGAATTCAAATTACCTGATGGTGCAAAACCAGCACTTTTAGATAACTATTACTATCCTAGCCATGAAGGAACTGATTTTTACCATCATTATCAAGAAGATATTAAATATATGGCTGAGATGGGCTTTAATATGTTCCGTTTATCTCTAAATTGGTCGCGTATTTTGCCAAATGGAGACGACCAAGAGCCAAATAAAGAAGGTTTAGCTTTCTATGACAAGGTCTTTGATGAATGTGCTAAGTACGGAATTGAGCCACTTGTTACCCTTTCGCACTATGAAACTCCCCTATCTTTGATTAATCGCTTTGGTGGCTGGAAAGATAGAAAAATGATCGATATCTTCGTTCACTACGCAGACATCGTTATGAACCACTACAAGGGTAAAGTTAAATACTGGCTGACTTTTAATGAAATTAATGCCATGGACATGGCTCCTTATATGGGTGGAGGCTTAATTGATGGGAGCAAGCAAAATCGTGCTCAAGGAGCTCACAATCAATTTGTAGCCAGCAGCAAAGTTGTTAAATTAGCGCATGAAATTGATAAAAATAATCAAGTTGGTCAAATGCTCGCCTACTCTGCTTACTATCCATATACATCAGACCCCGCAGATCAGCTTTTAGTCATGAAAGCTAAGCAAGAAATGCTTTTCTATTCTGACGTTCAAACAGGTGGCCGCTATCCTGAATACCGTCTTAAAGAATATGAACGAGATGGCATTAAATTAGATGATCGCCCAGAAGATTACGAACTAATCGAGAAATATCCGGTTGACTTCTTAAGTTTCTCTTGCTACACATCTAATGTCTTAACAACGCATGAAGCGGACGCTAAAGCAAACGGCAATATGTCAGCAGGTGGCGTTAAGAACCCGTACCTTGACTATAATGCTTGGGGCTGGGCAACAGACCCTGACGTTTTAAGAATTGCTTTAAATGATCTCTGGGATAGATACCACAAGCCACTATTTATTGTTGAAAATGGTCTTGGTTGGGGCGATGAATTAACTAAAGATCATAAGGTTCATGATGACTACCGCATTAACTACCTACGTGCTCAAATTAAATCAATGGAAGAAGCAGTTAACGAAGACGGAATTCCACTAATGGGCTACACTATGTGGTCAGCAATTGATTTAGTATCAAACGGAACCGGTGAAATGAAGAAACGCTACGGTTTTGTTTATGTAGACCGCGACGATAAAGGCAACGGTTCCTTGAAGAGATATCCTAAGGATTCATTTAACTGGTATAAAAAGGTTATTGCATCCCATGGTAAAGATTTAGACTAA
- the celB gene encoding PTS cellobiose transporter subunit IIC has protein sequence MSDTAQPSFKDKMMKILGKFSGSRFVRAIMGAGYSIIAFSIIGSMFLVLTVLTQVITAKGFVDFYNNTFGRFNNIYTVIYNATMGIIAIYFAGSFAYNYADIYRKEENLLLDPLNAVFLTLMGLFITVPQLVWKGGNTVFVNILKKDNVIAGGYGVSGSGLTRIGATGIFTGLIVAWLTVQIYRFCIKHNWRIKMPASVPSGVANSFTALIPGFVIAIVIALIDVILIVLGTDIFQLLFIPFSFVSNIANTWWGVLIIFFLIHFLWWFGIHGATIISSFYQAIVLSNMAANASGAHYVFAGEFANAFVIMGGSGATLGMALWMAFASRSKQLRELGKLEAVPAVFNINEPLLFGLPIVYNVRLFVPFLLAPMTCSMVAYAAIATHLVPKIIVQQPWPIPVGIGGMMATASWQGAVLALVNAIVAFLIWYPFIKHYDNELLKKEQAGAEKA, from the coding sequence ATGTCTGACACTGCGCAACCATCATTTAAAGATAAAATGATGAAGATACTAGGCAAGTTCTCAGGTTCACGTTTTGTACGTGCAATTATGGGTGCTGGTTATTCGATTATTGCCTTTTCTATCATTGGATCAATGTTTTTGGTCTTAACAGTTTTGACTCAAGTTATTACTGCTAAAGGATTTGTAGATTTTTACAATAATACATTTGGACGTTTTAACAATATTTATACTGTTATTTACAACGCCACCATGGGTATTATCGCAATTTACTTTGCTGGATCATTTGCTTATAACTATGCAGATATTTACCGTAAAGAAGAGAATTTATTGCTTGATCCATTGAACGCAGTTTTCTTAACTTTAATGGGCTTATTCATTACCGTTCCACAATTAGTATGGAAGGGTGGTAACACTGTCTTTGTTAACATTTTAAAGAAAGATAATGTTATTGCCGGTGGTTATGGCGTTTCTGGTTCTGGGTTAACTAGAATTGGTGCTACAGGTATCTTTACTGGTTTAATCGTTGCCTGGTTAACTGTTCAAATTTATCGTTTCTGTATTAAACACAATTGGCGAATTAAAATGCCAGCATCTGTTCCATCAGGTGTTGCTAACTCATTTACTGCTTTGATTCCTGGTTTTGTGATTGCGATTGTCATTGCTTTAATTGACGTTATCTTAATTGTTCTTGGTACAGATATTTTCCAATTATTGTTTATTCCATTCTCATTTGTTTCAAACATTGCTAATACCTGGTGGGGAGTTTTGATTATCTTCTTCCTGATTCACTTCTTATGGTGGTTTGGTATTCACGGTGCGACTATTATTTCAAGTTTCTACCAAGCAATTGTTTTATCAAACATGGCTGCTAATGCTTCTGGTGCTCACTATGTATTTGCAGGTGAATTCGCAAACGCATTCGTAATTATGGGGGGATCAGGAGCTACCTTGGGTATGGCACTCTGGATGGCTTTTGCTTCTAGATCTAAACAATTACGAGAACTTGGTAAACTTGAAGCTGTTCCTGCTGTATTTAACATTAACGAACCTTTACTATTTGGTTTGCCAATTGTTTATAACGTACGTTTATTTGTTCCATTCTTATTAGCACCTATGACTTGTTCAATGGTTGCTTATGCAGCTATTGCAACTCACTTAGTACCTAAGATTATTGTTCAACAACCATGGCCAATTCCTGTAGGTATTGGTGGTATGATGGCCACTGCTAGTTGGCAAGGTGCTGTTTTAGCTTTAGTCAATGCTATAGTTGCATTCTTAATTTGGTATCCATTCATTAAGCATTACGACAATGAATTGCTTAAGAAAGAGCAAGCTGGTGCTGAGAAAGCTTAA